One genomic window of Niveibacterium sp. SC-1 includes the following:
- a CDS encoding secretin N-terminal domain-containing protein: MNGVAARQVLFALARDAKLNIDVHPGISGSVTLNALDQTLPQLLERIARQVDMRWEMLDETLVVMPDSPFLRHYQVDYVNLARDTSGNVAITTEVSATGGVGTDGKPGASATGANANSSSTRIENQSRNRFWDTLVQNLKDLLRETDKLVPAALADAQAASGKGEGLRAEPHASYREAASVIANPETGVISVRASARQHERVREFIERVSGSAQRQVLIEATIAEVQLSEDYQQGIDWTKLDPSGSGFKFAQGAAGALAAPASHIFELSFVSKGGSFSGAVKLLDSFGTAKVLSSPKVSVLNNQTAVLKVVDNEVYFVSKVENTTSQNFDKTVFSTELRSVPIGLVLSVTPQVGERDTVILNIRPTLSRIVGSVADPNPELKKNGIVSQIPIVRSREIDSMIRVEDGNVAVMGGLMEDALDLNKDTVPVAASLPLLGGLFQNRQDKHHKSELVILLRPTIVRRPSLAGDYAGQAARLPGSDFFKGEAGPTLFNLDPVPGTVPAAERVLP; encoded by the coding sequence GTGAACGGCGTTGCAGCGCGCCAGGTGCTGTTCGCGCTGGCGCGCGACGCCAAGCTCAATATCGACGTGCACCCGGGCATCAGCGGCAGCGTCACGCTCAACGCACTCGACCAGACCCTCCCGCAACTGCTCGAACGCATCGCCCGCCAGGTGGATATGCGCTGGGAGATGCTCGACGAGACCCTGGTCGTGATGCCCGACTCGCCCTTCCTGCGCCACTACCAGGTGGACTACGTGAATCTCGCGCGGGACACCAGCGGCAACGTCGCGATCACGACGGAAGTCTCCGCGACGGGCGGCGTCGGCACGGACGGCAAACCGGGCGCCAGCGCCACAGGCGCGAATGCCAACAGTTCGAGCACGCGCATCGAGAACCAGTCCCGCAACCGTTTCTGGGACACGCTCGTCCAGAACCTCAAGGACCTGCTGCGCGAGACGGACAAACTGGTCCCAGCGGCCCTCGCAGATGCCCAGGCTGCTTCCGGCAAGGGCGAGGGGCTCCGGGCGGAACCCCATGCGAGCTACCGCGAGGCCGCGTCAGTCATCGCCAACCCCGAGACCGGCGTGATCTCGGTGCGAGCCAGCGCCCGCCAGCATGAGCGTGTGCGGGAGTTCATCGAACGCGTGAGCGGCAGCGCGCAGCGCCAGGTCCTGATCGAAGCCACGATTGCCGAGGTGCAGCTCTCGGAGGATTACCAGCAAGGCATCGACTGGACCAAGCTCGACCCCTCCGGCAGCGGCTTCAAGTTCGCCCAGGGCGCAGCGGGCGCGCTGGCGGCACCGGCCTCGCACATCTTCGAGTTGAGCTTCGTCTCCAAGGGCGGCAGCTTCTCGGGCGCAGTCAAGCTGCTCGACAGCTTCGGCACGGCAAAGGTGCTCTCCAGCCCCAAGGTCTCGGTGCTCAACAACCAGACCGCGGTGCTCAAAGTGGTCGACAACGAGGTGTACTTCGTCTCCAAGGTGGAGAACACCACCAGCCAGAACTTCGACAAGACCGTGTTCTCGACCGAGCTGCGCTCCGTGCCCATCGGCCTGGTGCTCAGCGTCACGCCGCAGGTGGGCGAGCGGGACACGGTGATCCTGAACATCCGCCCGACGCTGTCGCGGATCGTCGGTTCGGTGGCCGATCCCAATCCGGAGCTCAAGAAGAACGGCATCGTCAGCCAGATCCCCATCGTCCGTTCGCGCGAGATCGATTCGATGATCCGCGTCGAGGACGGCAACGTCGCCGTCATGGGCGGCTTGATGGAAGACGCGCTCGACCTGAACAAGGACACCGTCCCGGTCGCCGCGAGCCTCCCCCTGCTTGGCGGGCTCTTCCAGAACCGCCAGGACAAGCACCACAAGAGCGAGCTGGTGATCCTGCTGCGCCCGACCATCGTGCGTCGCCCCAGCCTGGCAGGCGACTACGCGGGACAGGCGGCGCGCCTGCCGGGTAGTGACTTCTTCAAGGGTGAAGCGGGACCGACGCTCTTCAATCTGGACCCTGTCCCCGGAACCGTTCCAGCCGCGGAACGGGTGCTCCCGTGA
- a CDS encoding tetratricopeptide repeat protein, which yields MSSADLSLIDAPAVAVHEPAPAGRPVKAQTDADVAQAATAAPDRPRQHHLPRGFARSRFHGLVFPIAVIVGITLSVLLWLHADEAKLSAPTPEVSAPPAPTPTPTPTPRAVSTTLPVANEVPHESSPIAKAEAPGAAAQRPTHTRRPTLPAATPPEPKPTVAALPRAEPAEQAVDAPTHAAYEALLAGDLATASEHYRQALAGNGQNCDALNGLGLIALRKDHLAEATHWFERCAAADPRNPYARAALARLGLESTLAGGEIALQEMLRRTPADPALHFALANGMARNGQWDKAQEHYFQASALDPGNPDYLFNLAVALDRLGYPGPAREHYGQALAAARLRPAAFDPVAATARREQLAEAPR from the coding sequence GTGAGCAGCGCTGATCTCAGCCTGATCGACGCGCCTGCCGTAGCGGTCCATGAGCCCGCGCCGGCAGGGCGCCCCGTCAAGGCGCAGACCGACGCTGACGTTGCGCAAGCCGCGACCGCCGCACCGGATCGTCCGCGGCAACACCACCTCCCGCGCGGGTTCGCGCGTTCCCGGTTCCACGGCCTCGTCTTTCCGATCGCGGTGATTGTCGGCATCACGCTCAGCGTCCTGCTCTGGCTCCATGCAGACGAAGCGAAGCTCTCGGCACCCACTCCTGAAGTGTCCGCGCCGCCCGCGCCAACGCCAACGCCAACGCCAACGCCACGCGCAGTCTCCACCACGTTGCCGGTGGCCAACGAGGTTCCGCACGAGAGTTCGCCCATCGCCAAGGCCGAAGCACCTGGGGCCGCGGCGCAGCGTCCGACGCATACACGCAGACCCACCCTGCCGGCCGCCACACCACCGGAGCCGAAGCCGACGGTCGCCGCGCTACCGAGGGCCGAACCCGCAGAGCAGGCCGTCGACGCGCCGACCCATGCCGCCTACGAGGCCCTTCTCGCGGGCGATCTCGCGACGGCCAGCGAGCACTATCGCCAGGCGCTCGCCGGGAACGGGCAAAACTGCGATGCGCTCAACGGCCTCGGCCTGATCGCGCTGCGCAAGGATCACCTCGCCGAAGCCACGCACTGGTTCGAGCGCTGCGCCGCGGCGGATCCACGCAATCCCTACGCGCGCGCCGCGCTCGCCCGACTCGGCCTCGAGTCGACCCTGGCGGGCGGCGAGATCGCCCTGCAGGAAATGCTGCGCCGGACGCCTGCCGATCCGGCCCTCCACTTCGCCCTCGCGAACGGGATGGCCCGCAACGGGCAGTGGGACAAGGCGCAGGAGCACTACTTCCAGGCCAGCGCGCTCGATCCGGGCAACCCCGACTACCTCTTCAACCTCGCGGTCGCGCTCGATCGGCTCGGGTATCCCGGTCCCGCGCGCGAACACTACGGACAGGCCTTGGCTGCAGCACGCCTGCGCCCCGCGGCCTTCGACCCGGTCGCCGCCACGGCGCGACGCGAACAGCTCGCGGAGGCGCCGCGATGA
- a CDS encoding GspE/PulE family protein produces the protein MSAGPADRPPLGQQLLAQGLISEDQLRIALMEQARGQHTLGKLLVQLGFLSEATLRDALSHNLGAQSVDLAHALVDPAALRMVAEPIARRHRLLPLSYDEARRTLLVAMADTGDIVALDKLRSSLAADVSVAQVLAGESEIVRAIDQHYGHVLSIDGILGEIEAGRGALLQGSAGGDPNGQPVVRLVDALLVDAVKRGASDIHFEPEAAFLRVRYRIDGLLRQIRALHRSHWAAMSVRLKVMAKLNIAENRAPQDGRISLHVSGREIDFRIATQPTIHGENIVLRVLDRQRGIVPLEDLGLTRAQLDGLTRLIARPEGLLLVTGPTGSGKTTTLYSILQHLSHEGINVMTLEDPVEYPMPLLRQTSVSEAVKLDFANGVRAMMRQDPDVILVGEIRDADTASMALRAAMTGHQVFSTLHTRSALGVVPRLRDLGVKPDVMEGNIMGAIGQRLVRRLCERCRHPRAASETEHRLTGCAEVYEAPGCSHCEFRGFRGRSAIMELLRFDADLDGLVARGASGRELDEAARAKGFISLAEDGLRRVADGTTSLAELARVVDLSDRIF, from the coding sequence ATGAGCGCCGGACCCGCCGACCGCCCGCCCCTGGGTCAACAACTGCTCGCCCAAGGCCTGATCAGCGAAGACCAGCTACGCATCGCCCTGATGGAGCAGGCGCGCGGCCAACACACACTGGGCAAGCTCCTGGTGCAGCTGGGTTTCCTGAGCGAAGCAACCTTGCGCGATGCGCTCTCCCACAACCTGGGCGCCCAGAGCGTGGATCTCGCCCATGCGCTGGTCGATCCGGCCGCGTTGCGCATGGTTGCGGAGCCCATTGCGCGACGGCATCGCCTGCTGCCGCTTTCCTACGATGAAGCGCGCCGGACCCTGCTCGTGGCCATGGCCGACACTGGCGACATCGTCGCACTGGACAAGCTGCGCAGCAGTCTTGCCGCGGACGTCAGCGTGGCGCAGGTCCTCGCGGGCGAGTCGGAGATCGTGCGGGCCATCGACCAGCACTACGGTCACGTCCTCTCGATCGACGGCATCCTTGGCGAGATCGAGGCAGGCCGCGGCGCCCTGTTGCAAGGGTCGGCAGGCGGCGACCCCAACGGTCAGCCCGTCGTCCGTCTGGTGGACGCGCTGCTGGTGGACGCGGTCAAGCGCGGCGCTTCCGACATCCATTTCGAGCCCGAAGCCGCCTTCCTGCGCGTGCGCTACCGGATCGACGGCCTGCTGCGCCAGATCCGCGCCCTGCACCGCTCGCACTGGGCGGCGATGTCAGTGCGCCTGAAGGTGATGGCCAAGCTCAACATCGCCGAGAATCGGGCGCCGCAGGACGGGCGGATCTCGCTGCATGTCTCCGGACGCGAGATCGACTTCCGCATCGCGACGCAGCCGACCATTCACGGCGAGAACATCGTGCTGCGCGTGCTCGATCGCCAGCGCGGCATCGTTCCGCTCGAAGACCTGGGCCTCACGCGGGCGCAACTCGACGGCCTCACGCGCCTGATCGCACGCCCCGAGGGCCTGCTCCTGGTCACCGGCCCGACCGGCAGCGGCAAGACCACGACCCTGTACTCCATCCTCCAGCACCTCAGCCACGAGGGCATCAACGTGATGACGCTGGAGGATCCCGTCGAGTACCCGATGCCGCTGCTGCGCCAGACCTCGGTGTCCGAGGCGGTCAAGCTGGATTTTGCCAATGGCGTGCGGGCGATGATGCGGCAAGACCCCGACGTGATCCTGGTGGGCGAGATCCGCGACGCGGACACGGCCAGCATGGCGCTACGGGCGGCCATGACCGGGCACCAGGTCTTCTCCACCCTGCACACCCGCTCGGCATTGGGTGTCGTGCCACGGCTGCGCGACCTCGGCGTCAAGCCCGATGTCATGGAAGGCAACATCATGGGCGCGATCGGACAGCGCCTCGTCCGCCGCCTGTGCGAACGCTGCAGGCACCCGCGCGCGGCCAGCGAAACCGAACACCGTCTCACGGGCTGTGCCGAGGTCTACGAGGCACCGGGTTGCAGCCACTGCGAATTCCGCGGCTTCCGCGGTCGCAGCGCCATCATGGAACTGCTGCGCTTCGATGCAGACCTCGACGGACTCGTCGCACGCGGTGCCAGCGGGCGCGAACTCGACGAAGCGGCACGGGCCAAGGGCTTTATCTCCCTGGCCGAGGACGGATTGCGACGGGTCGCCGATGGCACCACCAGCCTTGCAGAACTTGCCCGGGTCGTGGACCTGAGCGACCGGATCTTCTGA
- a CDS encoding type II secretion system F family protein has product MPAFSYRALDAQGQLVRGRMSAPGMAELEQRLQQAGLAFINGEAVRELSWSRPPRRELMHFCFHLEQLLRAGVPILDALQDLQEAAAHPRFRAATAEVLQRIHGGSPFSEALASQPAVFDRMFCALIRAGETTGRLPEVLAQIHETRKREDELAAYTRRLAIYPAVVLLVVCAALIVSLSCVVPELAKLFASTGQTLPASTRLLVALSELVTQHYGWLLGGLALAVAAGAATLTFSAAARLALDRAKLQAAVIGPVHRKIVLARFAALFAMSYAAGITIPETLRIAQDAAGNRAIRRALKQVETRVSEGQQLTQAFAGAALFPPLVIRMLRVGETTGALDAALANVGYFYERDVRESILRLQAMLEPLLTVVLGGLLMWVMLSVLGPIYDIITRMTP; this is encoded by the coding sequence ATGCCGGCCTTCTCCTATCGCGCCCTCGATGCGCAAGGCCAGCTGGTGCGCGGACGCATGTCCGCACCCGGCATGGCCGAACTCGAACAGCGCCTGCAGCAGGCGGGGCTCGCCTTCATCAACGGCGAAGCGGTGCGCGAGCTGAGCTGGTCGCGCCCGCCCCGGCGCGAGCTGATGCACTTCTGCTTCCATCTCGAGCAGCTGCTGCGCGCCGGCGTTCCCATCCTCGACGCGCTGCAGGATCTGCAGGAGGCCGCGGCGCACCCGCGTTTCCGGGCCGCCACCGCCGAGGTGCTCCAGCGCATCCACGGCGGCTCGCCGTTTTCTGAGGCACTGGCCAGCCAACCGGCCGTCTTCGACCGGATGTTCTGCGCCCTGATCCGCGCCGGCGAAACCACCGGCCGGCTGCCCGAGGTGCTGGCCCAGATCCATGAAACCCGCAAACGCGAAGACGAACTCGCCGCCTACACCCGGCGCCTCGCGATCTACCCGGCGGTGGTGCTGCTGGTGGTCTGCGCGGCGCTGATCGTCTCGCTGAGTTGCGTCGTCCCGGAGCTCGCCAAGCTCTTCGCCTCGACCGGGCAGACGCTCCCGGCGTCGACGCGTTTGCTCGTCGCACTCTCCGAACTCGTTACCCAGCACTACGGCTGGCTGCTCGGCGGGCTGGCACTCGCCGTGGCCGCCGGTGCGGCCACCCTGACCTTCAGCGCCGCCGCGCGTCTGGCGCTGGACCGCGCAAAACTGCAGGCGGCGGTCATCGGGCCGGTCCATCGCAAGATCGTCCTCGCGCGTTTCGCAGCGCTCTTCGCGATGAGCTACGCCGCCGGCATCACCATCCCGGAAACCCTGCGGATCGCCCAGGATGCCGCGGGCAACCGTGCTATCCGCCGCGCACTCAAACAGGTCGAGACCCGTGTCAGTGAAGGCCAGCAACTCACCCAGGCCTTCGCCGGCGCCGCACTCTTCCCGCCCTTGGTGATCCGCATGCTGAGGGTCGGCGAGACCACCGGTGCGCTCGACGCGGCCCTGGCCAACGTCGGCTACTTCTATGAGCGTGACGTGCGCGAATCGATCCTGCGCCTGCAGGCCATGCTCGAGCCGCTGCTGACCGTCGTCCTCGGCGGCCTGCTCATGTGGGTGATGCTCTCCGTGCTGGGGCCGATCTACGACATCATCACCCGGATGACACCATGA
- a CDS encoding type II secretion system protein — MRFRQRGFTLIELAIALLVVSVLAGGMLLSLRAQYAQRQLNETRVALDEAREALLAYAAATGHLPCPTVEGAPGNGQEQREPSGNCTRPRGLLPWETLGLRATDGWNQRLAYQVSPAFMREGIDLESSEGNILVRGAGGVSLAADTAVAAAVWSLGNNGAYATQPSGVRHPGPGGGSDEQTNDPATTSLRLIAREGSDAANVGGAFDDHVIWISRFVLFGKMLSAGRLP, encoded by the coding sequence GTGAGATTCAGACAGCGCGGTTTCACCCTGATCGAGCTCGCGATCGCCCTGCTCGTCGTGTCGGTACTCGCCGGCGGCATGCTGCTGAGCCTGCGGGCGCAGTACGCGCAGCGGCAACTCAACGAAACCCGCGTGGCGCTGGACGAAGCGCGCGAAGCCTTGCTCGCCTACGCGGCGGCGACGGGCCACCTGCCCTGCCCGACCGTCGAAGGAGCGCCCGGCAACGGCCAGGAGCAGCGCGAGCCCAGCGGGAACTGCACGCGCCCGCGCGGCCTCTTGCCCTGGGAAACCCTGGGCCTGCGCGCAACCGATGGCTGGAATCAGCGCCTGGCCTATCAAGTGAGCCCTGCATTCATGCGCGAAGGCATCGATCTCGAATCGAGCGAGGGCAACATCCTGGTGCGCGGCGCTGGCGGCGTGTCCCTGGCTGCGGACACTGCCGTTGCCGCGGCAGTGTGGTCGCTGGGCAACAACGGCGCCTATGCCACCCAGCCCTCCGGCGTCCGCCATCCCGGACCAGGTGGCGGTTCCGACGAACAGACGAACGACCCTGCCACAACGAGCCTGCGCCTGATCGCGCGGGAGGGTTCCGATGCGGCAAACGTCGGCGGCGCCTTCGATGACCACGTCATCTGGATCTCGCGTTTCGTGTTGTTCGGAAAGATGCTGTCGGCGGGTCGTCTGCCCTAG
- a CDS encoding adenylate/guanylate cyclase domain-containing protein, protein MRSAGIQPDDCPELRLQKALLVMASGLVSVAAIGWLLIYWALGPKLSTTLPVLLQALVALNLVIYALTHNFSLFRASQLALFLFFPFIAQWALGNFVTASGVILWGLLAPIGALLCAGPRESVPWFVAYLVLTLVTGFFDFMLAGKPGMQESEIPLRISMAFFALNFATLSAVVWFLMRFAILDRQQAEQALHEAHKRLREEQDRSDRLLLNILPQPIARRLKDAEPTIADGYPEVTVMFADIVNFTQLAADMTPQQVFGMLNRIFSHFDMLAERHGLEKIKTIGDSYMVAGGLTPGQSDPCAAVAQLALDMRDWLGGEGARGPNPIRVRVGIGTGPVVAGVVGKKKFIYDLWGDTVNIASRITSEGAPSSIQCDALTHARLADRFSFDPPHVVPLKGKGTVVVYRLTGQGTADSSPDTPARLLAAS, encoded by the coding sequence TTGCGGTCGGCCGGCATCCAGCCCGACGACTGCCCCGAGCTACGCCTGCAGAAGGCCTTGCTGGTCATGGCTTCCGGTCTGGTGAGCGTGGCCGCGATCGGCTGGCTGCTGATCTACTGGGCGCTCGGCCCCAAGCTCTCCACCACCCTGCCGGTGTTGCTGCAGGCGCTGGTGGCGCTCAATTTGGTCATCTACGCGCTGACCCACAACTTCTCGCTCTTCCGGGCGAGCCAGTTGGCGCTCTTCCTGTTCTTCCCGTTCATCGCGCAGTGGGCGCTGGGCAATTTCGTCACCGCTTCAGGAGTGATCCTCTGGGGCCTGCTGGCGCCGATCGGCGCACTGCTCTGCGCCGGCCCGCGGGAATCCGTGCCCTGGTTCGTGGCCTACCTGGTGCTGACGCTGGTCACCGGCTTCTTCGATTTCATGCTGGCCGGCAAGCCGGGCATGCAGGAGAGCGAGATTCCCCTGCGCATATCGATGGCCTTCTTTGCGCTGAATTTCGCCACGCTGTCGGCGGTGGTCTGGTTCCTCATGCGCTTCGCGATTCTCGACCGCCAACAGGCCGAACAGGCCCTGCATGAAGCGCACAAGCGCCTGCGCGAGGAACAGGATCGCTCGGACCGGCTCCTGCTCAATATCCTGCCGCAGCCGATCGCGCGTCGCCTCAAGGATGCCGAGCCCACCATCGCCGACGGCTATCCGGAAGTGACGGTGATGTTCGCCGACATCGTGAACTTCACCCAGCTGGCCGCGGACATGACGCCGCAGCAGGTCTTCGGGATGCTCAACCGGATCTTTTCCCACTTCGACATGCTTGCCGAGCGGCACGGCCTGGAGAAGATCAAGACGATCGGTGACTCCTACATGGTGGCCGGCGGGCTCACGCCCGGGCAGTCCGACCCCTGCGCCGCCGTTGCCCAGCTCGCGCTCGACATGCGCGACTGGCTCGGTGGCGAAGGCGCGCGCGGCCCCAATCCCATCCGTGTGCGTGTGGGCATCGGCACGGGCCCGGTCGTCGCCGGCGTCGTGGGCAAGAAGAAGTTCATTTACGACCTGTGGGGCGACACGGTGAATATCGCCAGCCGGATCACCAGTGAAGGCGCCCCCAGTTCGATCCAGTGCGACGCGCTGACCCATGCGCGCCTGGCAGACCGCTTCAGCTTCGACCCGCCCCATGTCGTCCCGCTCAAGGGCAAGGGCACCGTGGTCGTCTATCGCCTCACCGGCCAGGGCACGGCCGACAGCAGTCCCGACACGCCCGCGCGCCTGCTCGCAGCCAGCTGA
- a CDS encoding type II secretion system protein: protein MKRQNGFTLVEIAIVLVIIGMLVGGVLKGQDLIESAKAKNIAQDFRAISTAVLSYQDRFRALPGDDRGASARWGGACNVNGNSNGQIDGANWNGEGGTEPACAWEHLRRANLLTGDAQTQVGPTHADGGHFGIVSTPALAAVSNVSGSLIICAENVRGRHVAQLDTMLDDGNPATGSVRAVAASNAPAAAQSAALNESDSYNVCMGV from the coding sequence ATGAAAAGGCAAAACGGCTTCACGCTGGTGGAAATCGCGATCGTCCTCGTCATCATCGGAATGCTGGTGGGCGGCGTGCTCAAGGGGCAGGACCTGATTGAAAGCGCCAAGGCGAAGAACATCGCCCAGGATTTCCGCGCAATCTCGACCGCGGTGTTGAGCTACCAGGACCGCTTCCGCGCGCTGCCGGGCGACGACCGCGGCGCCAGCGCACGCTGGGGCGGTGCCTGCAACGTCAACGGCAACAGCAATGGCCAGATCGACGGCGCGAACTGGAACGGTGAGGGCGGCACGGAACCCGCCTGCGCCTGGGAGCACCTGCGGCGCGCGAATCTGCTCACCGGCGACGCCCAGACCCAGGTCGGGCCGACGCATGCGGACGGCGGGCATTTCGGCATCGTCAGCACCCCGGCGCTCGCGGCGGTAAGCAACGTCTCCGGGAGCCTGATCATCTGCGCGGAAAACGTGCGTGGGCGGCACGTCGCGCAGCTCGACACCATGCTGGACGATGGCAATCCGGCGACCGGATCCGTGCGCGCAGTGGCCGCCAGCAATGCTCCGGCGGCGGCCCAGAGCGCCGCGCTCAACGAGAGCGACAGCTACAACGTCTGCATGGGCGTCTAG
- a CDS encoding cation:proton antiporter, protein MGHTLDFILLLLAVSVLAVMAFGRLRLPGELAFLAVGALLGPAALNLIPDQESARHLAEFGVVFLMFTIGLEFSLPHLFSMKRLVFGLGAAQVVATLLIAMLVAVLFGAAPGPALVMGGVIAMTSTALLSKLLIDRMELESAHGRMVMGVLLFQDLAVVPLLVLIPALSQSADKQLGLLALAALKATVLLAVVLYFGQRLLGRWFVLVARRRSSQLFMLNVLLVTLALAWLTDLFGLSMALGAFVAGMLISETEFRYRVEEDIKPFRDVLLGLFLVTVGMFLDARAVADHALAVGALLLAILGGKFLVVFVAARLFNATPGNAVRAGLWLCAGGEFGFVLLAEMANRKLGSPAMIQALVAALILSMLLAPMLVQWSDKIVLRFVGSEWLLRSMELTRVAAQSLATERHVLICGYGRTGQLVARFVEQEGVSYVALDLDPDRVREAAAAGDTVVYGDAARRETLVAAGVMRATALVVSYSDVPSACRVLDAVRDLRPELPVIVRANEEGQLERLSGEGAAEVVTDIFETSIMLASHTMALVGVPLSRVLRRVRDIRSQRYALMRGYFHGLSDAADNPDHQLERLRSIAMQAGAAGIGRSIEELGLDAMGVRINAVRRRGERLLNPGHDLRFQDGDVVVLQGVPSALTGAEGRLLQGR, encoded by the coding sequence ATGGGCCACACCCTCGATTTCATCCTGCTGCTGCTGGCGGTCTCGGTGCTCGCCGTGATGGCCTTCGGCCGCCTGCGCCTTCCAGGGGAGCTCGCCTTTCTCGCGGTGGGCGCCCTGCTCGGGCCGGCAGCGCTCAACCTGATCCCCGACCAGGAGTCGGCCCGCCACCTTGCGGAGTTCGGCGTGGTCTTCCTGATGTTCACCATCGGGCTGGAATTCTCGCTGCCCCATCTTTTCAGCATGAAGCGCCTGGTGTTCGGCCTGGGCGCCGCGCAGGTGGTCGCAACCCTGCTGATCGCGATGCTCGTCGCCGTGCTCTTCGGTGCGGCGCCGGGCCCGGCGCTGGTCATGGGTGGGGTGATCGCGATGACTTCGACCGCGCTGCTCTCCAAGCTCCTGATTGATCGCATGGAACTGGAGTCGGCACACGGACGCATGGTCATGGGGGTGCTGCTGTTCCAGGACCTGGCCGTGGTGCCCTTGCTGGTGCTGATTCCCGCGCTTTCGCAAAGCGCCGACAAGCAACTGGGTTTGCTCGCGCTGGCGGCACTCAAGGCGACCGTGCTGCTGGCGGTGGTGCTCTACTTTGGCCAGCGTCTGCTGGGACGCTGGTTCGTGCTGGTGGCGCGGCGGCGCTCCTCCCAGCTCTTCATGCTCAACGTGCTGCTGGTGACGCTGGCGCTCGCCTGGCTGACCGATCTTTTCGGACTTTCGATGGCACTGGGGGCCTTCGTCGCCGGCATGCTGATCTCCGAGACCGAGTTCCGCTATCGGGTGGAAGAGGACATCAAGCCCTTCCGCGACGTGCTGCTGGGCCTCTTCCTGGTGACGGTGGGGATGTTCCTGGATGCGCGCGCGGTCGCGGACCATGCGTTGGCGGTCGGGGCCCTGCTGCTGGCGATCCTGGGCGGCAAGTTCCTCGTTGTCTTCGTCGCGGCACGTCTGTTCAACGCAACGCCGGGTAACGCGGTGCGCGCCGGCCTGTGGCTGTGCGCCGGCGGCGAGTTCGGTTTCGTGTTGCTGGCCGAAATGGCCAATCGCAAGCTCGGCAGCCCGGCGATGATCCAGGCGCTGGTCGCTGCGCTGATCCTGTCGATGCTGCTGGCGCCGATGCTGGTGCAGTGGAGCGACAAGATCGTGCTGCGCTTCGTCGGTTCCGAATGGTTGCTGCGCTCGATGGAGCTCACTCGCGTGGCGGCGCAGAGCCTCGCGACCGAACGCCATGTGCTGATCTGCGGCTATGGCCGCACCGGCCAGTTGGTGGCGCGTTTCGTCGAGCAGGAGGGCGTGTCCTATGTGGCCCTCGATCTGGATCCGGACCGGGTGCGCGAGGCCGCGGCCGCCGGCGACACCGTGGTTTACGGCGACGCTGCGCGGCGCGAGACCCTGGTGGCCGCCGGCGTCATGCGGGCGACCGCGCTGGTGGTGTCGTATTCCGACGTGCCCTCGGCCTGCCGTGTGCTGGATGCGGTGCGCGACCTGCGCCCCGAGCTGCCGGTGATCGTGCGGGCCAACGAGGAAGGCCAGCTCGAACGCCTCTCCGGCGAAGGCGCGGCCGAAGTCGTGACCGACATTTTCGAGACCAGCATCATGCTGGCTTCCCACACCATGGCGCTCGTCGGCGTCCCGCTCTCGCGCGTGCTGCGGCGGGTGCGCGATATTCGCAGCCAGCGCTACGCCCTCATGCGCGGCTACTTCCACGGCCTCTCCGATGCAGCGGACAACCCTGACCACCAGCTGGAGCGCCTGCGTTCGATCGCCATGCAGGCGGGGGCGGCGGGGATCGGCCGCTCGATCGAGGAGCTGGGCCTGGACGCCATGGGGGTGCGGATCAACGCGGTGCGGCGGCGTGGCGAGCGCCTGCTCAATCCCGGGCACGACCTGCGTTTCCAGGATGGCGATGTCGTCGTGCTCCAGGGCGTGCCCTCGGCCCTGACTGGCGCCGAGGGCAGGTTGCTGCAAGGGCGCTGA